In Pectinophora gossypiella chromosome 5, ilPecGoss1.1, whole genome shotgun sequence, a genomic segment contains:
- the LOC126366909 gene encoding uncharacterized protein LOC126366909 — protein MVHVMLVEWYGIYTRRWGARVTQSQTKSRLPTVMLCRKLSLLLCILGALLALAAARPDGGETHPLPGPGLAYGGIPYGSVSGDVASFFRSKAAPAGRSSNYNVDFAPIEQWLR, from the exons ATGGTTCATGTTATGTTGGTGGAATGGTATGGTATATATACGCGGCGGTGGGGCGCGCGCGTCACTCAATCGCAGACGAAGTCACGCTTACCAACAGTCATGTTGTGCAGAAAG TTAAGTCTACTCCTCTGTATCCTGGGAGCCTTGCTGGCGCTGGCAGCAGCCAGACCTGATGGTGGAGAGACACACCCCTTGCCAGGACCTGGACTAGCTTATG GTGGAATCCCCTATGGCAGCGTAAGCGGTGACGTCGCATCATTCTTCAGAAGTAAAGCGGCACCTGCCGGCCGATCCAGTAATTATAACGTAGACTTCGCACCGATTGAACAGTGGCTcagatag